One genomic window of Halolamina sediminis includes the following:
- a CDS encoding PaaI family thioesterase — protein sequence MDVEAFLERMPFTDLLGIEVTEVGDGHAEGRVEMREELAWDAEGTTAHGGVTFTLADTVGGAALLSQVEQPVPTIDMRIDYLEAGTGDFSAAAEVVRLGDDIAVVEVTVCSEGTHVPDARGVYKTG from the coding sequence ATGGACGTCGAGGCGTTCTTAGAGCGCATGCCGTTCACGGACCTGCTGGGCATCGAGGTGACGGAAGTCGGCGACGGCCACGCCGAGGGCCGCGTCGAGATGCGAGAGGAGCTGGCGTGGGATGCCGAGGGGACGACGGCCCACGGCGGCGTCACGTTCACGCTCGCGGACACCGTCGGCGGCGCCGCACTCCTCTCGCAGGTGGAGCAGCCGGTCCCGACTATCGACATGCGCATCGACTACCTGGAAGCGGGGACCGGGGATTTCTCGGCCGCAGCGGAGGTGGTCCGGCTCGGCGACGATATCGCTGTCGTCGAAGTGACCGTGTGCAGCGAGGGGACTCACGTCCCCGACGCTCGCGGGGTGTACAAGACGGGGTGA
- a CDS encoding enoyl-CoA hydratase/isomerase family protein: MIEEVAADCETVDAEVGARGDRVATVTLRRPDARNALNAQLREELADVIDAVEGEEVRAVVLTGAEEAGAFAAGADVTELRERDALEQREASKRPRVYEHVADCPMPVIARINGHALGGGCELIQACDVRIAHEDAKIGQPEITLGIMPGGGGTQRLPRLVGEGQAMRLILSGELIDAAEAAEIGLVDGVHGDDGFDDAVNELAASMAANSPVALEFAKQSVKAASQLGLEDGIEYEAELFAQLFATHDKDEGIDAFLEDRDPEWQGE; the protein is encoded by the coding sequence GTGATCGAGGAGGTCGCGGCCGACTGCGAGACCGTCGACGCCGAGGTCGGGGCTCGGGGCGACCGCGTGGCCACGGTCACGCTCCGCCGGCCGGACGCCCGGAACGCGCTGAACGCTCAACTCCGTGAGGAGCTTGCCGACGTGATCGACGCGGTGGAGGGGGAGGAGGTCCGGGCGGTCGTGCTCACCGGCGCCGAGGAGGCCGGCGCCTTCGCCGCCGGCGCGGACGTGACCGAACTCCGGGAGCGCGACGCGCTCGAACAGCGCGAGGCCAGCAAGCGCCCGCGGGTGTACGAACACGTCGCGGACTGCCCGATGCCGGTGATCGCCCGGATCAACGGCCACGCCCTCGGCGGCGGCTGCGAGCTGATCCAGGCCTGTGACGTCCGGATCGCCCACGAGGACGCCAAGATCGGCCAGCCCGAGATCACGCTCGGCATCATGCCCGGCGGCGGCGGCACCCAGCGGCTCCCCCGGCTGGTCGGCGAGGGGCAGGCCATGCGCCTGATCCTCTCCGGCGAACTGATCGACGCCGCGGAGGCCGCGGAGATCGGACTCGTCGACGGGGTACACGGCGACGACGGCTTCGACGATGCAGTGAACGAGCTCGCGGCGTCGATGGCCGCGAACAGCCCGGTCGCGCTGGAGTTCGCCAAGCAGTCGGTGAAAGCAGCCTCGCAACTGGGGCTGGAAGACGGCATCGAGTACGAGGCCGAACTGTTCGCCCAGCTGTTCGCGACCCACGACAAGGACGAGGGAATCGACGCGTTCCTCGAGGACCGCGACCCCGAGTGGCAGGGCGAGTAG